CCAGGGTAAAGCTGCTGGCATACATGGTGAAGTAGATCAGGAAATGCACAATCTTGCAGGCAAAAGCCCCAAAGAGCCACCCATCCAGGGTGTAAATGGTGGCTTGGAAGGGGACACAGCAAATGATGAAGCACAGGTCAGCCACAGCCAGATTGAGGATGAAGAGGTTGGTGGTGGAGTACTTGACTTGGCCattccacagcagcacagccaacACTAGCCCATTTCCCACAGTACCCACAAGGAAGATGAGGGAAAAGATGATGGGCACAATAATCCCTGCTGCTCGTAGCTCTGGCCTGTCAGAAGAGATGTTCAATGCCCCTGGCATCTTCCTGTCAGACTCCAGGGACCTGCATTGGGAGAAAGGGATAATAGGCCCCAAGGTGCCTGACCCCAGCCTTTGACACACACATTTCTCCCAGAGATGCCAGTCCCAACCAGCTGGTTAAATGATGCCACCAAGATCATCCTGACATCACTTACAAGAACGCTGTTGTGGTCAGTCAGCCCACATCTGCCTGGCTTGAGCAAAGCTGAAGCGTCTTTCTCCTGCTCAGATTCACATTGCCATCAGAACTTCTCCTgtgctcccaacaccctgaaggatccctcctgccctgccacctGGCCTCATCCACATTCCTCCCACATTCCCAAAGCTGCTAAACCCCTTGGGATTGCTTGCTTTGGCAAGTCTAAATCCTGGCTAGTGTTCAACAGAGTTTGGCCACAGGGCCATGGGGCAGGAGGCTCCCATGGGCTGCAAGTGTTCCCAGCACActcagcccagggctgtgccacctCTGGCAGCAAGGACCTGATGCCCGGGATCacaccccacagcagcagcaccccaacATATTTCCATCCCAAGGGAACTCCTTAAGATGGGACCACCTCCACCCTGGAACTGGCTGCTCCTTGCTCCCTGCGCAGTAGTTACTCTCCACAGAGGAGAGCCAACTAAATGCACCTTTTCCTGATGCTGAGAGGTGGTAAAGGGCTGGATGGCGGTAGGTAGATGGGGATGGGGACGAGACCCTGGAGCTGCCTGAAATACAACATGATGATCATTGTGAAGGATTCTGTTATTATCACAGCTCAAGGCATTGTGATTTGCTGCAAAACTTCCTCCAGCCCTAAGTAACACTGTGCTCAGGCACAGAACATCAACAGCCTGTCTCCAAATAAGCCTTTCCCATGTGCTATCATTAGAACAAATTGTCCTTCTCTGTGCAaaaacagaggaggaaagacACTGTTATCTAGCTACTGTTGACAAGCaattaacttaattttttgGGTCATGCAAGCTGCTTCACTCCATGCTCCCCCATCACTCAAGCTGATGCCACTTCTGCTTCCCAGCTTCTTTGTGTATCACACCAAGAGACTGTGCCTGCCTCTCTGGCTTTAGTCCCTTCTGTCCTGCTGATAGCTTCCCTCCAGCTTATGCAGCTTAATGATCTGGCCCCATAGGAGCTCCTCACTGAAGCAGACGAGCCCCAATCTCCTTCTGGGCATGCATAATGCACCAGGGTGTCTCTGCTCGGGGAGCAGTTTCAGCTTTGGAAGCCGGCACTCACCTTTTTTTTAGAGGAAGGGCCTGCAGATTTGCCACTCGCTCAGGGAGAGACCTCCAGTCCAGCCCACGCAGTGGTAGCGGGAGGATGCAGACAACAGAAGAGTTTATCTGGGCAGCTCGGTCATCCCAGTCACTCCTGCCTagtgctctgctgcctccccccgcccaccaccagctctgctctctctccttccagagctcctctcctctctctctgactcccccttttccctccctctgctcttgctgctgaTCCATAGttctgttggctttttttttcccctctccctgaggTTGGGTTTGGAGTTAACTCCTCTCTGTCCAGCTTTCCTGCaggctcagctgctccctgctcttcctgctgagAAGGGGGTGGCAGAGAGAAAGCCCACTACTCTCTGGTGGAAaagggaggatggaggaggaaagGGTCCCTTGGACCTCAGCAGCCACCTCTCGATGCTGGGTGTACAGGACGTGCTGTCCAATACCTCCAGAGAATGTAAATATCCCACCACTGTGAGCCTTgtctctgccctgtccctcGAATATAGGGTCCTAAATCCTCTGGAGGATGAGCAATTAACTGCTGTTACTAGTTGTTATTAATTGTTAGTGGCACTGAGCAGGTTGAGCCTTTCCCACAATGTCTGacccagggaaggaggaaaaagcagcttttggaTTCCACCCAGTCCAGTCTCCACTCCACTAGTACCACAGTATGGGAGGGAGGACAAGACCTCCAGGATGGCCACCTCCAGAGATGCAGCTCCATcacagcagcctgggacacACGGGGGCTGGCTGATGTGCCAGGAAAGGACAGTGCCACATAgccctcctttcctgcctctctgctgccaTGTCCATCCTGGTGACAGGACCTGTGCCCTAGGACTTCTAGGTGTGCTGAGTGCAGCTTGGTGATCCCATTCTCAGCAACACTCAAAGGCCACcagcttcccttccctgggaagGTTGTGAGTACCTCTTCCAATGATGGAGCAGGATGTAGAAAAGGAGACCCCTTCCCCTCCACATCAGCTCAAATTATCCCCATTGACTCAGTGGCTGGAGGGATCATGCGGCTTCTCCCCCCCACCTGCCCCTCTGGTGGGAAGGAGCGAGGCGTCCCCGCCAGCTCCCTATCAGCCGCTGTaaccagggaaaaggggaaggccGTGCCTCGGGACACGGTGATAACCCAGGGGATGCGGCAGAGCGCAAGACTGCAGCCGGGCACAGCCTGCCACGGCGCTGCTCGCCATGGAGGGACCCCACCgcagctgcctcctcctcctcctctgcctgctcccagcaccgGGCACCCCAGGCACACCACCGCCTCCGGAGGAACCTCGGgagccgctgctgccgccgtCCAGCACGGCGGACCCCACCGCCCGCCTGCTGCGCGGCCAGCCCTCGGCCCCGGTGCGGCCCTACAGCCTGTCGCTCTCCCCCGAGGATTATCGCTACGCCCCCAAGCCCCGGCACCTGCGCCCCGGGCGGCTGCGCCGGCTCCTGGGCTCGGCCTTCGACCCCTTCTGGATGGCGACCGAGGAGCCCCGCGGTCGCAACGGGAGCGTCCTCGAGGAGAACCTGGAGTCCGTGAGCAGGGACCTGGCCGAGGGTGCCGGGCGGTATCACCGCAAGCTGTGGCGAGAGGcggaagggctggagctgcccgccctgctgcccccagagcGAGCGGGGGCCCTGGCCCGCCGCCTGCGGCAGTGGCTGGTGGAACGGGCCAGCTGCCGCCTCGCCGCCGCCTGGGTCGACCTGGGCCCCGTCTTCTGGCCCCGCTGGGTGCGGCACACCACCTGCGAGACGGGGCCCCCCGGCTGCTCCTGGCCGCCCGGCATGACCTGCCGTCCCGCACAGCTCGCCCGCATCAAGCTGCtggcctggcactgctggactCCGCAGCACCCCGGGCCCCCGAACTGCACCTGGCGGCAGGTCCCCTACCCCGTCGTGGCCGCCTGCAAGTGCTCCTGCCGCTGAGGGGGCTGCGGGCAGCTGAGGTAGCTCCCGGTGCCCGTTCTTGCAGCCGAAAGGCCTGAAAAGGCAAACGTCTCCCTGGACTCACCCTCGGAGCTGGGGGAAAATCCCcccaaacagaagaaataaaccTCCAGGAAGGAAGTGGGGATGGCTGTGGTCGTTGCTCTGTCTCTGAAACCCCCGGGTGGGGCGGTGCAGCTGCCTCACCCTTCACCTACCAGTGCCGTGAGGCATCAGCACCAGCAGAGGCCCTTGTGCAGCATTTATCTCCAGCAAAGGACGAGGGATGGAAATATGATGGCACTGAACAGCAGGTTCAGACCCCGTTTGCACCAGCCCCGGCCAGCTCAGTCCAAGCTGGGgcatccctgcctggctggggctgcaggcagggagccaGGGCAAGGGAATTCGGGCAGAGAAATGGTAGAGGTGGGTCACTGCTCCGGGTGGAAACAGCAATGTGGAAAGGGGCTGGAGTGAATCAGTGGGCAGTGGGGTAGTTTGTGACTGCAACAAGGCAGCCTAGTAAGGGTAGAAGTGAGAGGTGGGCCATGACCCAGGGCTGGAAGCATTTTTGGGGCTAGGTGTGTATGAAAATGAGATGGGATAGGATAGTCCCCTACTTTGAGGTAAAATATGTGGATCTCCTACCTATTGCATGGTGCAGAGGGAGACAGCTCCAGACTCAGGACTGCCTGAGCAGCATACAGGGGTGTGGGGTAGGTAAGGAAGCCTGGGGTGGGAACTGCATCCTCAAAAAGTGGCATCTGCCTCTATGTTCCACTCAGCAAAATATCCTCTGCTTTCTGGGCTAAAAGCTGCCTAGAGCTGTAGATCAGACCAAGGCTGGAAGGCCTTGAAGCAATAAAGAGCGGGAGGATTTGCCTCAATTCGATATTAACATGCCTACAAGTCAGTGAGTACTGGCATTATGCATTACCAGTGTGCCATTGTCTGaccctcctgccttcccaggaCTCCAGCACTCCACAGTCTGTTCCCCAGACAGCTTTGCAGTCTGCTGCTGAGCTTGGCCTGGAAGCAGGCAGAGTGCAGGGAGTTGGCTGGCAAGGGACCGGAGAGATGCGGAGGTGAGAGGGTCAGTGCGTCTGGTGAGAAGAGGAGCAGGACAAGCCCGCATGTGCCCACAGGAGAGAGGCTGTTCCTGCTCTGGCCCGCAGCTGAGCAGAGAGACatctgccagtgaggaggaCTTGAAAGCCTGAGCAGGGTTAAACCGCTTGGAGTTTAATCCCGAGTGGAGTGGAGGCATCAGCAGAGATGCCTGCAGAAGGCCAAGGAAGAGGTGGAAACCAGGGCTGGGGACCAGGGGGAGAGAAACATGAGGAAGGGTGGTACAGGTATGTAAAGGAGGTGTGGAGCAAGGGGTGCACACACATTGGTCTCAAATCAGCAGTGATTTGGTTCAGGGTCTCAAGCTCCCTATACCTGAGCCCATCTCACTGAACTTTGATCTCTTCAGGTTGCACAAGGGGCCTGAGAGCAatctccctgccttccccacGCGAAAATACTGCCTGCTGAAAAGAGTTTGCAGCACTGTGAGGGCCCAGTGCCACAGAAAGGGAGCTCCATATCATAGTTTGTCAGCAGGCTGAGCTCAGGGCctgtggaaatggaaaattaaacaaaatcgGCACACATTTACACTACCAGCTGTTCTAACAGGGTTTGGTTGCAGGCCTGTTGAACCTATAGGACACATTTCTTCCCTGTCCTTTGCATCATTTTAAAGCTCTACAGTCCTGGATTAACACCTGTATTCTACTGCAGTTGCTCTGGCTCAGGTCAGAGATAATTGCCCTGCAGTTTGCTCCCTGTCAACCCAGTGACACGTAAGGACTTCACGTCTTTGCTGACATGACCCAGTACTCCAGCACCCAGGCACAGCACACTTCATTTCAGCTAGAAtctgtccctggctgcaggTACTCAGCTGGCACAAGAGCAGCTGGCAGGACATACAATTTCTGATCTGAAGCAAAACTGATACAAAGCAATCCCAAGAGATGCCCAGGTCACACTTGTGCCTTTTTGAATGCTGAAGTACTACAGCACAGCTTGGAGGAACAAATTCAGAGATTCCTGCCacatggaagaaaatgaaaggtttCTGTCACCTGCTCTTCCCCTGGCCTCAGTCAGATGCAGATCCTCTCCCCATGCTGCTGGCCTCTGCCATCTCAGCTTGCCCGCTGCCTGATGGCCTCTCTGGGGCAAGGCGTCTTTCCCAGGGCAGGTTTGGGACCACTAAAGCAATTGGCAAAGCCTTGTAGCTAGGGACCAAGCAAGCCTCACATCTAACACCTGGGagtgagagggagagaaaggagcaACGGAGCTTTGGCTGGCCCATATCCTCTTTCCCTAACCAGCTGCTGGTGGCACAGGTTGAAAGGGGCTTGGGAAACACCCCTGCCTCAGTGGGGAATTGCAGCAGTCAGATCTGCCAGGGTGATGCTGCTGGACGCACAGGACAACATAGAAGAAGCAGGCAACCTCAGGCACATCAGCAATGCTGTATTTCcatcagcagcacacagcaggaaCTGCAGCGCTTCAGCATCTGAACTGAGGCTTCAGGGAAGACATAGCAGAGTGTCTGGTCACAGCATgagaggacagggatggggtgCAGCTCCTGGATGTGGAAACAGGAGGCAGACAAATATCTGCTGCACTGCAGGACACCTTTAATGACACTTTTAAAGTGCTGGCTGCCAGTGATACTGCCAGCACGCTCAACAGCCCGCCGGCTGACTCAGGTGATGCAGGCTGTGATGCCTTGAGGAACGATCCTGCTTTTGGCAGTGTGCAGCTCAAGCCTTTTTCCCCATCAGAGGCACTTGGTTGTGGGTAGGGATGGTGCTGAGGAGGTGCTGTCTGGCCCCTCAAGACAGAGCTCCGTGCTTCCGTCCCACCTCAGTGAAGGCTTCCACGCAGCGGTCAATGTCCTCGTCGCTGTGCACGGCTGAGATCTGGACACGAATGCGCGCCTTTCCCTTGGGCACCACGGGGTAGCTGAAGCCAATGACATAAATGCCTGGGGAGGAAACAAGCAGAGTCAGAGCCTGGCTGAGGGGGCAGGCTGAGGTGTACTGGGTGATAGAAAGGTTCTCCTCTCAATAACCACTTCCAGCCTTCAGGGTTTTCAAATGCCATCTGCTCCCAAGCATGGAAATGAGGTTAAGGGCCAGCAATGGGGAGTCCAGCACAGCAGGTCAAGAGCATTACTGTAAATCCCCTCCCTAGCAGAGAAAGAAGGTGCAGCCAGCAACATCTGGGGGAGACCATAAGGACATTTGCAGCTGGGGGGTGGAGGAGTACTGGATTTCATGCAGGAACATCCTCTAAAGAAGGGCTTGTGGTGGCACACTGCCAACCGTCCTTTCCCTCCAGGAAGTTGTCTGCATACTGAGTTCCCTCCCCAGATCACCTCTGTTGAGCATGTCCTCTGCCATCACTGACGCCAGCCGAGCATCCCCCAGCATGACCGGACAGATGGGGTGGTCTTTCCCTGAGATGGTGAAGCCAGCCGCCGCCATCTTACTTCTGAACCTGGTGATGGGAACAACAGGATGAGTAAAAACCTCAACAACCCTTTCTTTGGAAAtcactccttttctttcccctgggAGCCCTGGCCACTGAGAACTGGGTAAGATTTGCTCCACTGTTTATCTTCTGTGCAGGGAAGCGATCTCTCCTCTTGGAGTGACCTCCTGCCACGTCCTGCTCAGCATAATGGGACAGATCCTTGAGTGGACAATATGCCCCAGAGCTCATGGAGCATCTGCCTGACACAGACAGATACATCCTGCAGCTTCCCCTGAGCCCTGACTTGCAAACTGTCTTCACAGCTATCACCAGGAaaggcggggtggggggggtgtgAATAAATCACAGACAACTCACTCCTAACAAAGTTCCCACCCC
This sequence is a window from Hirundo rustica isolate bHirRus1 chromosome 4, bHirRus1.pri.v3, whole genome shotgun sequence. Protein-coding genes within it:
- the LOC120751990 gene encoding noggin-like, whose product is MEGPHRSCLLLLLCLLPAPGTPGTPPPPEEPREPLLPPSSTADPTARLLRGQPSAPVRPYSLSLSPEDYRYAPKPRHLRPGRLRRLLGSAFDPFWMATEEPRGRNGSVLEENLESVSRDLAEGAGRYHRKLWREAEGLELPALLPPERAGALARRLRQWLVERASCRLAAAWVDLGPVFWPRWVRHTTCETGPPGCSWPPGMTCRPAQLARIKLLAWHCWTPQHPGPPNCTWRQVPYPVVAACKCSCR